One Angustibacter sp. Root456 genomic window carries:
- a CDS encoding anti-sigma factor domain-containing protein, with the protein MNDGGFENDYDYDGDGTDGDELTGLLRGELSREELAVAVERLRGSGDARLALVDTVAAHAALTAAARTLRSPLRVSGPPAGAEAALPPLELPRRSLRRPRWVAAAVAAVVVLGAGVGTVVGWRGLSGTPARPPAAVRSVTLQPVSAATASGEVTMADEPASEAVPRTRMQITTSGLAPAGPGRFYYAWLFDPQTNKMLPLGLVSAGGANQFEVSDDIVARYHAVDISLQDDNGDPRHSATSVLRATY; encoded by the coding sequence ATGAACGACGGGGGTTTCGAGAACGACTACGACTACGACGGCGATGGGACGGACGGCGACGAGCTGACCGGCCTGCTGCGCGGCGAGCTGTCGCGTGAGGAGCTGGCGGTCGCCGTCGAGCGGTTGCGCGGGTCGGGCGACGCCCGCCTCGCGCTGGTCGACACGGTGGCCGCGCACGCTGCGCTGACCGCCGCGGCGCGCACGCTGCGAAGTCCGCTGCGGGTCTCGGGGCCACCGGCGGGTGCGGAGGCCGCCCTGCCGCCGCTCGAGCTGCCGCGACGCTCGCTGCGCCGTCCGCGCTGGGTAGCGGCCGCGGTGGCCGCGGTGGTCGTTCTCGGGGCCGGCGTCGGGACCGTCGTCGGGTGGCGAGGACTCTCGGGCACTCCGGCACGCCCACCAGCCGCCGTGCGGTCGGTGACCTTGCAGCCGGTGAGTGCAGCGACGGCGTCCGGCGAGGTGACGATGGCCGACGAGCCGGCATCGGAGGCGGTACCGCGCACCCGCATGCAGATCACGACGTCGGGTCTCGCGCCGGCCGGCCCGGGCCGGTTCTACTACGCCTGGCTGTTCGACCCGCAGACCAACAAGATGCTGCCGCTGGGCCTGGTGTCGGCCGGCGGCGCCAACCAGTTCGAGGTGTCGGACGACATCGTCGCCCGCTACCACGCCGTCGACATCAGCCTGCAGGACGACAACGGCGACCCGCGGCACTCGGCGACGTCGGTGCTGCGCGCCACCTACTGA